In the genome of Planctomyces sp. SH-PL62, the window GGCCTTCGATCCCGAGGTCCTGAGCCCGGCGGGGAGGATGGCGTTCGTCGCCGTGCGGCTGGCGGGCCTGGTGCTGCTGGTCCCGGTGTTCGAAGAGCTGTTCTGGCGGTCGTTCCTGATCCGCTGGCTGATCGACCAGGAGTTCTGGAAGGTCCCCATCGGCCGGGTGACCTGGACCGCGGCCCTGATCAGCTCCGGGGCGTTCGCGCTGGCGCATCCCGAATGGCTCCCCGCGCTCCTGACCGGCCTGATCTGGGCGGGGCTGCTGGCCTACTCGCACTCGATCTCGGCCTGCGTGATCAGCCACGTCGTCGCGAACCTGGCGTTGGGGATCTATGTGATCGCCACCAGGTCGTGGAAGTTCTGGTGAGCCTCGCCCTGGGAGGGGCCGCATGATCATCCCCTGGGGGACCGACGCCCCGATCTACCACCGGCCGATCGCCACGGTCGGGGTGATGGTCGCGTGCGTCCTGGTCTTCGCGATCGATCCGGGACACCGGCACACGGAATGGCAGCTGGCGCTGGGGGACGGCCTGCATCCGGTGCAATGGGCGACCCACATCTTCATCCACCAGGGGATCGGCCACCTGCTGGGGAACCTGCTCTTCCTCTGGGCGTTCGGGATCATCGTCGAGGGGAAGCTGGGCGCGATCGGATTCCTGGCCGCCTACCTGATCCTGGGGATCTTCCCGGGGGCGTTGATCCAGGCGCTCGTGTCTCGCGAGGAGGTCGGCCATGCGATGGGAGCGTCCGGCGCCATCTTCGGCCTGATGGCGCTCTGCCTGATCTGGGCGCCGAGGAACGACCTGTACTGCCTGGTGATCCTCGGCGGGTTCATGCGGATGCTGGTCTTCCAGCCGGAGATCCCGATCCTCTGGTTCGCGGCCTTCTACATCGTCTGGGACGTGGTGAAGGTGAGCACGCTGTCGATCGCGGGGGTGGCCTGGGTCGGCGGGCTCGGGCACAGCTTCGGGGCGCTCGGGGGCGTGCTCCTGGGGCTCGCGCTGCTCAAGCTGGACCTGGTCGATTGCGAGGGCTGGGATCTGCTCTCTCGCATGAAGCACGGCCGGACCGGGACGATGCACCGACCCACCAAGCGGAAGCCGCATCGCTCGTTCGTCGAGAAGGCCCAGAAGAAGCTCGCCAAGGCGAAGAAGGCGAAGCAGGCCGGCGAGGCCCCGGACGTCGTCGCGCTCCGGACGCTCCGGGGCCACCTCGACGCCGAGGAGACCGAGGCGGCCCTGAGCTTCTACCGGACGACCCGCCGGCGGCTGCGGGGCTGGCGGCCCCCGGACCCCGAACGGGTCGATCTCATCAAGGCCCTGGTCGCGGCGCAGGCCTGGGAGGAGGCCGCCGGGGTGATGCAGGCCTACCTGGACGAGTCCAACCTCCCCTCGCCGAAGATCCGCCTGAAGTTGGCCGAGGTGCTGATCCGACGCCTGGAACGCCCCGTCGCCGGGCTCCGGACCATCGAACGGCTCCCCGAATCCGACCTCCCCGGAAACCTCGTCGACGCTCGCCGCAAGCTGGTGACCCTGGCCGAGCAACTCCGCGAGGAAGGAGTCCTGGAGCTGGACGATGCAGTCCAGCCTCTCTGACCGCCATCGCCCTCGAGACCGTCGCCACCTACCCAATCGCCAATCTCCTTGAAGACGGCACCCGCACGCCTGAGCGCCGCCTGTCGACCTTGCAATCCCCGAAGCCGTTAGGCAGGATGAAAGGGTCGCACACCCTGGGAAAGGCGAGGCGATTCTTCCGCTTCGACGGCTTCTCCCGCGGCGAGCTCCCCCTCCGACGGTCGCCCTGGGCGACCTCTTGCGACACTTCCCGAGTCCGCATCCACCTTCGAGGAGCGCTTCATGACGCGCATCGGTCGTTTCGGGGTCCTGGCGTCCCTGGCGCTTGCGGCGTTGCCGGCTGCGAAGGCGCAGGAGTCGCCGGCGAGCCTCCCAGTCCAGGACGGCGCGAAGCTCGACGTGGGCGAGGCGATCGCCGCCGCCAGGGCCGCGCAGGGCTCCGGCGGGGCCCGGCCGGGCCCCCAGGGGAACTTTCGCGACTTCAACGAGGTGACCAAGGACGCCGAGAAGATCGACGGCCTGTTCACCCTGTACAAGACCGGCGACAACCTCTACGCCGAGATCCGCCCGGACCAGTTCAACCAGACGCTGCTCGTGCCGGTCACGATCGCGAAGGGGATGGCGAACGCCGGCATGCCGGTGGGCGACGACGACCTCGTCCTGATCTTCAAGCGGGTCGGCGACCGGATCCAGGTCGTGCGCCGCAACATCCATTACAAGGCCCCGGCCGGGACGCCGATCGACAAGGCGGTGAAGCAGAACTACACCGACTCGATCCTCATGGCCCTGCCGATCGTCACGCTCAACCCGATGCGAGGCGGAGCGCCGCTGATCAACCTGTCGGACATCTTCATGACCGACTTCGCCCAGCTCGGCCTGGGTTCGATCGACCGTTCGCGGAGCACCTGGCAGAAGGTCAAGGGGTTCCCGAACAACGTGGAATTGCAGCTCGAAACGACCTATACCGGGCGGGGCAACTTCGGCCGGGGCGACGGCGGGGTCGCCGATCCGCGCGGGCTGACGGTGGTGGTCCACTACAGCATCATGAAGACGCCGGACGCCGGCTTCCGCAGCCGCCCGGCCGACGACCGCGTGGGCTACTTCCTCGCGGCGGCGAAGGACTTCGGCAGCGACAGCCAGGACGGCAACTTCGTCCGCTCGATCTACCGCTGGCGACTGGAGAAGTCGGACCCGAAGGCCAAGCTCTCCCCCCCCAAGAAGCAGATCGTCTGGTACGTCGAGGACAACGTCCCCCTGGAGTACCGGCCGTACGTGGAGGAGGGGATCCTCGAATGGAACAAGGCGTTCGAGAAGATCGGCTTCAAGAATGCGTTGGCCGTCCGTTGGCAGGAGTCCGGGCGTGACGACTTCGACCCCGAGGACACGAACTACTGCACCTTCCGCTGGGTCGCCAGCGAGTCGGGCTCGGCCATGTCGTGCGTGCGGGCCAACCCCCTGACCGGCGAGATCATCGACGGCGACGTCATCTTCGACGCCAGCTGGATCCGCCACTGGAAGCAGGAGTACGCCCTGCTGGTCGGCAACGCGACGACCGCCGGCGGCGAGGCCCAGGTCACGCCCCTGGCCCTCGGCGAGGTCGTCAGCCCGATCCTGGCCTCGAAGATGGGCTACGGCGTCCCCCAGGCGTCGTCCATGCCGGGCTTCGACCCGCTCCATCGCCTTCCCGGCCAGATGGTCCCCGAGCTGATCCCGGCCGACCAGAGCCTGCTCAAGTGGCAGTTCGCCCGGAACCTCGCCCGCAACGCGCAGGGCTTCTGCCAGCGCCACCAGGGCTTCACCCAGGACCTCAGCCTGGCCGCCATCTCCCTTTCCGGCCCCCAGGCGCCGACCACCCCGGCCGCCGACGCCGCCAAGCCGGGCGAGAAGAAGGAAGACGCCAAGCCCGAGGAGAAGAAGAAGCCCGAGATCAAGGACGAACTCCCCGAGGAGTTCCTCAGCCAGGCGATCAAGGACGTCGTGATGCACGAGGTCGGCCACTCGCTGGGCCTCCGCCACAACTTCAAGTCCAGCACCATGCTCACCGCCGACCAGCTCAACGACACGGCCGTCACCCGCGAGAAGGGCCTGGGGGGGAGCGTCATGGACTACAACCCGGTGAACCTCGCCCCTCGGGGGAAGAAGCAGGGGGACTACTACTCGACGACCATCGGCCCCTATGACTACTGGGCGATCGAGTACGGCTACAAGCAGGTCGACGGCGACGAGGCGGCCGAGCTCAAGAAGATCGCCTCGCGGGCCCCGGAGAAGGACCTGACCTACGCCACCGACGAGGACGTCGTCCTCAACGACGACCCCTACGTCAACCGCTGGGACCTGGGCTCCGACCCCTGCCAGTTCGCCAAGGACCGGATCGAGCTGGCCAGCGAGTTGCTCAAGGACCTCGATTCGCGAGTCGTGAAGGACGGCGAGTCCTGGTCCCGGATGCGGCGGGCGTTCAGCGTCCTGCTCAACCAGTGGGGCAACGCGGCGACCCTCGCCTCGCAGTACGTCGCCGGCCAGTCGATCTCGCGCGACCACAAGGCCGACAAGGACGCCCGCGACCCCATCGACCCGATCCCGGGCGAGAAGCAGCGCGAGTGCCTGAAGTTCCTGGCCGAGAACATCCTGACCGACAAGCCGTTCACGTTCTCGCCCTCCGTCATGCGGCGGCTCGGCAACGAGCGCTGGATGCATTGGGGCAACGAGGGCCTGTTCTCCGGCCCCAACGCCGACATCTCGGTCTATGAGCGGATCCTGGGCATCCAGCGCATCGTGCTGGGGCACTGCCTCGGCGGGTCCACGCTCTCCAGGCTCCAGAACCAGGAACTCCAGTCCAACCCCGGCTCGTCGCCGCTCCGCATCGACGAGGTCTTCCGCGCCCTCACCGACGGCGTCTGGGCCGACCTGGACAAGCTGCCGACCCAGGACGAGAAGGACCCCAAGCCGGCCCTCTCCACCGTCCGCCGGAACCTCCAGCGCGAGCACCTGCGGCGGCTGGGCCTCCTGGTCGTCGGCCAGGGCGGGGGAGGCGCGGAAGGCCCCACCTTCGTCGTCCTCTACGGCCGCGGCAACAGCTCCGTCCCCGCCGACGCCCGCTCCCTGGCCCGACTCCACCTCAAGGAGATCGCCGCCAGGATCACCAAGGAACTCGACGCCAAGGGCACCCAGCTCGACGACACCTCCCGGGCCCACCTGGAAGAGAGCAAGGAGAAGATCGCCAAGATCCTCGAAGCTCGGATCGACACCCGCGACCTTTGATCAGGCCGGACCTCGCTCCTGAAGCCGGAACCCCTTCGGGACCGCTCCGCACGCCCTCATCCGGCGGCCGAGCGGTCCCGCTTTCGTTGACGGCGGACGATTCCGAGCGCCGTCGGAATCCTAATAACGTCCTTCCCCCCTCGCGGGGGAAGGTGGCCCGCAGGGCCGGATGAGAGGGAAGACCAGCACGAAGACCGACGGCGTTATGGTCGGCCGGACTGCGAATTCCGACGGCTGGCGCGCTCGTTTTCCCCCTCATCTGACCCCTGCGGGGTCTGTCTTCCCCCGCGAGGGGGCGGAAGACCGCTCGATTGAGCACGGAAGCCATCGGCCGGATCGCGTCTCCCCGCTCACAGCTTGAGGAAGATCCGGTTCTTCTCCAGGTAGCGGATCAGGCCCCAGCAGATCACGAAATACACGAGCGTCCCCAGGGCGGCGTACCAGAGCGGGGCGTCGCGCGGAAGGTAGGGGCGGACGGCCTGGGCGACCATGCCGTGGAGCACGTAGGCCGCCAGGGCGTTGGTCCCGAAGGTGCGGAACAGGCCCACCGACCATCCCCAGGCGTCGCAGACGACGACGAACAGGGCGTAGACGACCAGCGAGAAGCCGGCCGCGAAGGTCATGTAGGACACGCTCCCGGTGCGCTGGCTCATCGTCCAGAGGTCGACGACATACCCTTCGGCCGGCGGCGTGAACGGCGGCGGAGCGAGTCCCGCCATCGACGACAGCCCGTAACCGGCCAGCATCATCACCGCCCCCCAGCCCAGCAGGGCGGGGACGGCCGACGCCCGGGGACGGCCGACGGCGTCTCGGGCGGCGATCGCATCATAGGCGAACGTCCCGGCCAGCATGGGGATCGCCCAGCTCAAGATCCCCAGCCAGCCGCCGTCGATCACCGGGGTCTTCATGGCGAAGTCCAGGTAGAACCACGACGACAGGACCAGGTGCAAGATCGCCCCGCCGACGAGATACAAGGCTCGCCCCCGCGCCGAGGCCGCCACGACCGGCAGGATCCAGACCGACGTCAGCGCGATCTGCACGAGCGTCTGGCAGAGTTCGCGCCGGAACGCCGTCGCCAGGAAACCCGAGAAGCCCAGCGAACGCAGCTCCTCCCAGGTCTTGACGCCGCCATCCAGGTGGTAGAGTACGAACCCCACCAGGATCAGCCCCAAGGCCCGCCGGATCACGGCCGTCGACGCCGCGCGGCGGCCCAGCGTCGCCAGCCGGCGGAGGAAGGTCAGCCGGTACGAGAACCCCACCGCGAAGAAGAACTGCGGCATGATCGTATCGGCATAGCTGCAATACGTATTGTGATGCCGGAGGACCGCGTGGGAGGCGGCCAGGCCGCCGACGAAGTTGACGAACAGCATCCCGGCGACCGTGTAGCCCCGGAACTGGTCGAGGGAGGCGATGCGCCCGGGCGAGACCTTCGGCTCGTCGCTCATCCGGCGTCCGTTCCCTTCTTTTTCGTTTCGTTCGAGTTCGACCGGTGGAGCGACGACGTCCGACCTCAAGTCGCGGTCGACTCGTCGAGGTCGAGCCTGGCGAGCCAGCCTGATCGGGCGACGACCGTGACCGAGCTGAGCGACATCGCCAGCGCCGCGATCATGGGTCCATGCCGCCCGAAGAGGCCGAGGGCCGCCAGGGGGATCCCCAGCGTATTGTACGCGAAGGCCCAGAACAAGTTCTGACGGATTGCCCGGAGCGTTTCCCGCCCCAGGACGAGCGCCCGAGGGACGGCCTGGAGATCCCCCGAGGCGATCACCACGTCGGCTGCCGCCTTGGCCAGGTCGGCCCCCGTCCCCAGCGCGATCCCGACGTCCGCCGCCGCCAGCGCGGGGGCGTCGTTGAGGCCGTCGCCCACCATCGCCACTTTCTTCCCGTTCAACTCGCTCCGGAGCGCTTCGATCTTCGCGGCCTTGGCGTCCGGGAGGACCCCGGCGATCACCCGATCGGGCGGCAGCCCCAGTTCGGCCCCCACGGCGCGGGCCGTCGCCGGGTTGTCGCCGGTCAACAGGACGACGTCGCCCCCCCGCTCGCGAATCCCGGAGACGACCTCGCGGGCGTGCGGCTTGAGGCGATCCGCCAGGGCCGCCGCCCCCGCCGGACGGCCGTCGACCGCCGCGCAG includes:
- a CDS encoding CAAX prenyl protease-related protein, translated to MSAPVESPPQTFDALPTVTRDFLPYIAPMFAYVALSSLEGYLPSPGWYPAAYAAKAAVVAAIMWYFRSTWSDLRPAPRILDVVLATAVGLVVFALWIGLDGRYPDLPFMGGARQAFDPEVLSPAGRMAFVAVRLAGLVLLVPVFEELFWRSFLIRWLIDQEFWKVPIGRVTWTAALISSGAFALAHPEWLPALLTGLIWAGLLAYSHSISACVISHVVANLALGIYVIATRSWKFW
- a CDS encoding rhomboid family intramembrane serine protease, encoding MIIPWGTDAPIYHRPIATVGVMVACVLVFAIDPGHRHTEWQLALGDGLHPVQWATHIFIHQGIGHLLGNLLFLWAFGIIVEGKLGAIGFLAAYLILGIFPGALIQALVSREEVGHAMGASGAIFGLMALCLIWAPRNDLYCLVILGGFMRMLVFQPEIPILWFAAFYIVWDVVKVSTLSIAGVAWVGGLGHSFGALGGVLLGLALLKLDLVDCEGWDLLSRMKHGRTGTMHRPTKRKPHRSFVEKAQKKLAKAKKAKQAGEAPDVVALRTLRGHLDAEETEAALSFYRTTRRRLRGWRPPDPERVDLIKALVAAQAWEEAAGVMQAYLDESNLPSPKIRLKLAEVLIRRLERPVAGLRTIERLPESDLPGNLVDARRKLVTLAEQLREEGVLELDDAVQPL
- a CDS encoding zinc-dependent metalloprotease, coding for MTRIGRFGVLASLALAALPAAKAQESPASLPVQDGAKLDVGEAIAAARAAQGSGGARPGPQGNFRDFNEVTKDAEKIDGLFTLYKTGDNLYAEIRPDQFNQTLLVPVTIAKGMANAGMPVGDDDLVLIFKRVGDRIQVVRRNIHYKAPAGTPIDKAVKQNYTDSILMALPIVTLNPMRGGAPLINLSDIFMTDFAQLGLGSIDRSRSTWQKVKGFPNNVELQLETTYTGRGNFGRGDGGVADPRGLTVVVHYSIMKTPDAGFRSRPADDRVGYFLAAAKDFGSDSQDGNFVRSIYRWRLEKSDPKAKLSPPKKQIVWYVEDNVPLEYRPYVEEGILEWNKAFEKIGFKNALAVRWQESGRDDFDPEDTNYCTFRWVASESGSAMSCVRANPLTGEIIDGDVIFDASWIRHWKQEYALLVGNATTAGGEAQVTPLALGEVVSPILASKMGYGVPQASSMPGFDPLHRLPGQMVPELIPADQSLLKWQFARNLARNAQGFCQRHQGFTQDLSLAAISLSGPQAPTTPAADAAKPGEKKEDAKPEEKKKPEIKDELPEEFLSQAIKDVVMHEVGHSLGLRHNFKSSTMLTADQLNDTAVTREKGLGGSVMDYNPVNLAPRGKKQGDYYSTTIGPYDYWAIEYGYKQVDGDEAAELKKIASRAPEKDLTYATDEDVVLNDDPYVNRWDLGSDPCQFAKDRIELASELLKDLDSRVVKDGESWSRMRRAFSVLLNQWGNAATLASQYVAGQSISRDHKADKDARDPIDPIPGEKQRECLKFLAENILTDKPFTFSPSVMRRLGNERWMHWGNEGLFSGPNADISVYERILGIQRIVLGHCLGGSTLSRLQNQELQSNPGSSPLRIDEVFRALTDGVWADLDKLPTQDEKDPKPALSTVRRNLQREHLRRLGLLVVGQGGGGAEGPTFVVLYGRGNSSVPADARSLARLHLKEIAARITKELDAKGTQLDDTSRAHLEESKEKIAKILEARIDTRDL
- a CDS encoding heparan-alpha-glucosaminide N-acetyltransferase domain-containing protein is translated as MSDEPKVSPGRIASLDQFRGYTVAGMLFVNFVGGLAASHAVLRHHNTYCSYADTIMPQFFFAVGFSYRLTFLRRLATLGRRAASTAVIRRALGLILVGFVLYHLDGGVKTWEELRSLGFSGFLATAFRRELCQTLVQIALTSVWILPVVAASARGRALYLVGGAILHLVLSSWFYLDFAMKTPVIDGGWLGILSWAIPMLAGTFAYDAIAARDAVGRPRASAVPALLGWGAVMMLAGYGLSSMAGLAPPPFTPPAEGYVVDLWTMSQRTGSVSYMTFAAGFSLVVYALFVVVCDAWGWSVGLFRTFGTNALAAYVLHGMVAQAVRPYLPRDAPLWYAALGTLVYFVICWGLIRYLEKNRIFLKL